A genomic segment from Asterias amurensis chromosome 6, ASM3211899v1 encodes:
- the LOC139938807 gene encoding uncharacterized protein — translation MEPVYPWEVEPFRWFRYQCEDSPNWDACRAYRLPYDNTDNIHCSLCIDARQAAVIAARNGTNTVYASDFGSWIPDYRTATLLFFSPLEGVSLVRRPGRPPTSSFKPTCDQGQVYKQSSGECRDHCPFGQVVADDGFTCVSLMNQSNYSLRFNTQVPYGRFSCEVFIQTEFPVDDKKAFSSALFHQILGDVSFDTSELKPDYSNKMYPNPSCSRSKMPYPYIISAVTQVSNTTSIESLSELVLDALNKTKCLEITSMSLSVSTVRIRNFDQVFLQDQCAKQGQELNKYALDVYQIILVKGVSFIKFLLDNETYALPSLTTRQEITHAAGKKTGLSVLTCSVKLICPIVVLDSTEFKVTAMDSMLVYRDAAGRNLSSSDVIVMSQGKIAVCHSETENPKFTQNEYDTSEIILSMVGMSISLVFVAMSLFTYYMFPELRNLPGKNMMSFLVALFALLVTFLIAVGSPLYQLTLGTKASCLTFAVLIHYLLMAVFFWSNVVSVHFVRTFSLGVRTRLTGSTNDGRIFWLYSLYGWGAPLVNVGVGCALHFLAEIDGQMENVYNGCMISGWEVATYLVVIPLSCLMCLNAVFFTVALVRIRTTQKDVELVCEKKGRLETFHMELSLFVKTFVATGLLWFGIFIVDHFEDRVFSYVITVIFTLQGPMSFFAFAFTERVRGMWAKKISSATNRHGKSSNDVYKVSAISRSTMMSSEREADPSEMEAKFTQAVIANNDGSKSECAVDNPLNDDC, via the exons ATGGAACCTGTCTATCCGTGGGAGGTGGAGCCATTTAGGTGGTTTAGATACCAATGCGAAGACTCACCGAACTGGGACGCGTGCCGTGCCTACCGGTTACCATATGATAACACTGATAACATACACTGTTCGCTGTGCATTGACGCTAGACAAGCGGCTGTAATAGCGGCTAGAAACGGTACCAACACCGTGTATGCTTCTGATTTTGGTTCGTGGATTCCAGATTATCGAACCGCcaccttgttatttttttcgcCGTTGGAAGGTGTAAGTTTGGTTCGTCGTCCCGGTCGTCCACCGACGTCGTCTTTCAAGCCAACATGCGATCAAGGACAAGTCTATAAACAGTCGTCCGGTGAGTGTCGTGACCATTGTCCGTTCGGCCAGGTAGTTGCAGATGATGGTTTCACGTGTGTTTCTCTCATGAACCAAAGCAACTACTCCTTAAGATTTAACACCCAAGTTCCTTACGGGAGATTCTCCTGTGAAGTTTTTATCCAAACCGAATTCCCCGTTGATGATAAGAAAGCGTTTTCTTCAGCTCTTTTCCACCAGATATTGGGTGATGTTTCGTTTGACACTTCTGAACTAAAACCCGATTACTCAAATAAAATGTATCCGAATCCAAGTTGCTCTCGTAGTAAAATGCCGTACCCGTACATTATATCTGCTGTGACTCAAGTCAGCAACACAACCAGTATCGAATCATTGTCAGAGTTGGTGTTAGATGCCTTGAATAAAACAAAGTGCTTGGAAATTACCAGCATGTCTCTTTCAGTGTCCACAGTTAGAATAAGGAATTTTGATCAAGTGTTCCTGCAGGATCAATGTGCAAAGCAAGGTCAAGAGCTCAACAAGTATGCGTTGGATGTGTATCAAATCATCTTAgtcaagggtgtttctttcattaaGTTCTTACTAGACAATGAGACTTATGCCCTTCCATCGCTTACGACGAGGCAAGAAATAACCCATGCAGCAGGAAAAAAGACTGGACTGTCTGTTTTGACTTGCAGCGTCAAATTAATCTGCCCAATCGTTGTGTTAGATTCAACTGAGTTTAAAGTAACGGCGATGGACTCAATGCTGGTGTATCGTGACGCAGCTGGCCGAAATCTATCATCTAGTGATGTCATCGTGATGTCACAAGGAAAGATAGCCGTTTGCCATTCCGAAACCGAAAACCCAAAGTTCACCCAAAACGAATACGACACTAGCGAAATAATATTATCAATGGTCGGTATGTCTATATCTCTAGTGTTTGTAGCGATGTCTCTGTTCACTTACTACATGTTTCCTGAACTGAGAAATCTGCCCGGTAAGAACATGATGAGTTTTCTGGTTGCTTTGTTTGCACTATTGGTGACGTTCCTCATAGCAGTTGGGTCCCCTCTGTATCAGCTCACCTTGGGTACAAAGGCTTCTTGTCTCACCTTTGCCGTTCTTATCCACTATTTACTGATGGCCGTCTTTTTCTGGAGTAACGTCGTCTCTGTTCACTTTGTGCGCACATTCAGCCTCGGTGTTCGCACGAGGCTCACAGGATCGACCAACGACGGGCGAATATTCTGGCTGTACTCGCTGTACGGATGGGGTGCTCCCCTTGTCAATGTGGGAGTTGGTTGTGCGTTGCACTTCTTAGCTGAGATTGATGGCCAGATGGAGAATGTCTATAACGGTTGCATGATATCCGGTTGGGAGGTTGCTACCTACCTGGTGGTCATTCCTTTGTCGTGTCTCATGTGTCTTAATGCGGTATTCTTTACTGTCGCATTGGTGAGGATTAGGACGACCCAGAAAGATGTGGAACTGGTCTGTGAGAAGAAAGGACGACTTGAGACTTTCCATATGGAGTTGAGTCTCTTTGTGAAG ACCTTTGTAGCTACCGGTTTGCTGTGGTTTGGCATCTTCATCGTTGATCACTTTGAGGACCGTGTTTTCTCCTACGTCATCACTGTCATCTTCACCCTCCAGGGGCCCATGTCCTTCTTTGCTTTCGCGTTTACCGAGCGAGTACGAGGCATGTGGGCCAAGAAGATATCGAGCGCCACCAATCGACATGGAAAGTCCAGCAATGATGTCTACAAAGTCAGCGCAATCAGTAGATCGACTATGATGTCGTCGGAGCGGGAGGCTGACCCTTCAGAAATGGAAGCAAAGTTCACGCAAGCTGTCATTGCGAATAATGACGGATCTAAAAGTGAATGTGCAGTCGATAACCCACTTAACGACGATTGTTAA